Below is a genomic region from Balneola sp. MJW-20.
TTCTGGGTTCCCACCAGGGGATTCACAAATTGTGCCGGATCGGATTGGGCGGCAAGGGTTAGGGGAAGAACCGCAATGAGGCTGAGAAAAAAGGGTTTAAGCATGGATCAGAGCTTGAGTTGAATAGAAGGTAGAAAGCGGAATATAGAATTCAGTAGTCAGAATTCAGAATGCAGTTCCGGACTATATCATTTGCTTGTTTCCAACCTGCCTATGCCGGCAGGCAGTTTTTACTTGTTCCCAACCAAAGGTTGGGAACGGGCAACAATACATTCTTACCCAGTACCCAGTACTCAACAGCCAGCAAGCAGATCTTTCTCAGTGATTGAAAGTGAGTATAACCGGGAAGTAACTCAAAACTCAGAACCCAAAACTACTTTCTTCTCCGTCTTTGCCCGGAACTGTTCCTGCTGCTGCTTTTTGCTCTGGGTCCTTTATTAGATCCGGAGGATCCGTTTGAAGAACCATTTCGTCCGGTACTACGTGAGTTGCGGGATCTTCTTCCCTGCTGTTTTGGAGCTTCGGGTGGATTGTGATCCACCAGCGGGAAATCATGATCATCGATCACGGGAATATTCTGATCGATCAGCTTTTCAATATCCCGCAGGAATGCTTTTTCGTTTGCATCACAGAAGGACAGTGCTGTGCCGTCAGCTCCTGCCCGGCCGGTACGTCCGATACGGTGGACATAGGTTTCCGGAATATTCGGGATCTCGTAATTGATTACATACTGCAGTTCATCCACATCGATTCCGCGGGCAGCGATATCGGTGGCTACAAGAACCCGGGTTACCTGATCTTTGAAATTGCCTAAAGCCTTCTGTCGTGCAGCCTGCGATTTATTTCCATGTATGGCCTCTGCTCCGATATTCTCACGATTCAGGAGCTTAACTACCTTATTGGCACCATGTTTGGTTCTGGTAAAGACCAAGGCAGACTTGATCTCATCATCCTGCAATACATCGATCAGCAGTTTGTTCTTATTCCCTTTGTCTACGTAATACAATCCCTGTTGAATGGTTTCTACCGTTGAGGACTCAGGGGTCACTTCTACTTTGACCGGGTCTTTCAGGATAGAACCTGATAGCTGAACGATCTCACGCGGCATGGTAGCCGAAAAGAAAAAGGTCTGTCGTTTGGATGGAAGCACTTTAAGCAGTTTCCGGATATCATGGATAAAACCCATATCCAGCATGCGGTCAGCCTCATCCAGCACAAAAAATTCCACATCAGCCAGCGATATATGCCCCTGATTCATCAGGTCGAGTAATCGTCCGGGTGTAGCGGTCAGTATATCCACACCGTGTTTTAGCCTTTTGACCTGTTTCATCTGCTTAACACCGCCGTAAACAACGGTGGTTCTGAGGTCTGTATGGCGGCCGTAATTTTTGAAACTCTCATCGATCTGTATCGCCAGCTCGCGGGTAGGGGTAACGATCAGGCTCCGGATCTTGCGGTCTTCACTGGAAGTACGTCTTTTTTGAAGTAACTGTATAATGGGTATTGCAAAAGCGGCCGTTTTACCGGTTCCGGTTTGAGCACAGGCCAGTAAGTCTTTACCTTTAAGTGCGACGGGAATAGCTTGGGATTGAATGGGAGTGGGGTCAGTGTATCCTTCTTCGTCTAATGATTTCAGGATAGAGGGTAACAGGTTCAGGGAGGAAAAGGACATATATAAAATTAAATGAAAAAGCCCGGATCTCAGCCGGGCTTAAAATATTGAAGCTATAAGATACACATAATTTCAGAGACCTAAGTATATGGGTCAGAAATCTGAATTCAGGGGTCAGAATCTCATAACCAAAGACTAACGACGGATCCTGTCTAATATCCGCATATTAGCCACTGCATCCTCAAGAGGAGTGGGAACCGGACTGTCATCTATAACCGAACGGGCAAAAGCATCACACTGTAAGGTATATTGATCAGCCGCAGGGATATCGATCACCCGGGATTCAGTGTCCGTGACCACGAAAATGGTAGAAGGACGGTGTGCCGGGGGATTAAATGGCTGCGGTATATCGATATGTCCCTTCGTACCAAATATTTTCACATTCTGGTGGGCATGAATTTCCATGGAAGCGGTGAAGGTCGACATCCCTTTATTGAAGCGGAGTAATCCTGATGCCAGGTGGTCTACTCCGAATTCCGGATCGATCTGCAGATATCCCTTCACTTCAACGGGTTCTTCACCAAAGATGAACCGGGGAGCTGAAACACAGTAACAGCCAATATCCAGGAGGCCACCCCCACCATCCTTGTATTTATTCCGGATGTTGTCCGGATCATCATTGTAGTAGGTAAAGATGCAGTCCATGGTTTTCAGGTCACCGATAACCCCTTCACTGACCAGCTCCTTAACTTTGGTCCATTGAGGGTGAAAACGGTACATAAAGGCTTCCATGACCTTTAGATCAGGATACTGTCTGGTTTTTTCAAGTAAGTCCTCGGCCTCGGTGAGGGTGGGTGTTATGGGTTTCTCACATAGCACATGCTTCCCGGCTTCGAGGGCTTTCAGGGTCCATGGAACATGAAGGTGATTGGGAAGAGGGTTATAGATAGCATCGATTTCCTCATCCGCAAGGAGATCCTCATAACTACTGTAAGCGACGGGAATATCAAGCCCCTCTGCAACGGCTTTGGCTTTTTCCGGATCCCGGGAGCAGATAGCATGAACAGTCCCCAGCTCTGATCTTTTTATTGCCGGGATCACGTCCTTTAAAGCTATTTTAGCTGTACTGAGTATGCCCCATTTAATACTTTCCATAGGCGATGTTTTCTGATGAAGAGAAATAAAAAGTGTTGAAGTGGATATAATATAGAATTCAGGAGTCAGTATTCAGAATTCAGGAACTATCTCTGCGACTCAGTGACCTTTGCAGTTAGAAAAGGATCTTTCACTGGTTCCCAACCTATTAG
It encodes:
- a CDS encoding DEAD/DEAH box helicase produces the protein MSFSSLNLLPSILKSLDEEGYTDPTPIQSQAIPVALKGKDLLACAQTGTGKTAAFAIPIIQLLQKRRTSSEDRKIRSLIVTPTRELAIQIDESFKNYGRHTDLRTTVVYGGVKQMKQVKRLKHGVDILTATPGRLLDLMNQGHISLADVEFFVLDEADRMLDMGFIHDIRKLLKVLPSKRQTFFFSATMPREIVQLSGSILKDPVKVEVTPESSTVETIQQGLYYVDKGNKNKLLIDVLQDDEIKSALVFTRTKHGANKVVKLLNRENIGAEAIHGNKSQAARQKALGNFKDQVTRVLVATDIAARGIDVDELQYVINYEIPNIPETYVHRIGRTGRAGADGTALSFCDANEKAFLRDIEKLIDQNIPVIDDHDFPLVDHNPPEAPKQQGRRSRNSRSTGRNGSSNGSSGSNKGPRAKSSSRNSSGQRRRRK
- a CDS encoding Gfo/Idh/MocA family protein gives rise to the protein MESIKWGILSTAKIALKDVIPAIKRSELGTVHAICSRDPEKAKAVAEGLDIPVAYSSYEDLLADEEIDAIYNPLPNHLHVPWTLKALEAGKHVLCEKPITPTLTEAEDLLEKTRQYPDLKVMEAFMYRFHPQWTKVKELVSEGVIGDLKTMDCIFTYYNDDPDNIRNKYKDGGGGLLDIGCYCVSAPRFIFGEEPVEVKGYLQIDPEFGVDHLASGLLRFNKGMSTFTASMEIHAHQNVKIFGTKGHIDIPQPFNPPAHRPSTIFVVTDTESRVIDIPAADQYTLQCDAFARSVIDDSPVPTPLEDAVANMRILDRIRR